Below is a window of Actinomycetota bacterium DNA.
GGTGGTCCTTGTTTTGCTAGGGGGCTTTCGCCTTATCGCCACTACCGGGCACTCTGGCACCGGGCTTTGATCTTGAGGTAAGGAAGCCTTTTCGAGTCGATTTGTCATGGGTCAATTCGTTTGCTTGAAAACAGGCAGGGGAGAATATAAAATTAGCGCGGCCTAAAATATTTTTTCAGGCCCCGAAAAATTTATCGTAGGGTAACACCGGTGCGCGCGGGCGGAGGAGCGTGGCGGAGATCGGCCCGCGCCGTGAGGCGGGAAAGATACGGATCGTACCTCGTGGTGCAAGGTCGTCCGGGTCGGGAAGGCGGTCGAGATGGGCTCCATGGCGGATAAGCTGGCGAGGGTGAAGAAGGCCGAGGACGAGGCCGCGGAAACGCTCGAGGACTACCGCAGGCGGGCGGAGGCGGTGATATCCGAGGCCCGGGAGAAGGCGGCGAAGGCCAGGGCGGAGGCGGAGGCCAGGGCCCGTTCCGAGGGCGAAGCGGAGATGAAGAGAATCATCGAGGAGGCGGAAGAAGACGCCCGCGGGCTCAGGGAAAGATACGGGCAAGACGCCGCCGCCCTCCGGGAGGCGGTGGCCTCGAGGCAAGAGGCGGCGGTGAGGTTCATCGTGGAGAGGCTGGAAGAGGGCGGATAGGGCTGGTTATTTCTGGATAGAGGGAGTCCGGCATGCCCATAGCCAGAATGCAGAAGATCTCGGTGCTGGCGCCCGTCTATGCGAGGGAGGAGCTGGTGGACCGGCTGCACCGCATGGGAGCCGTCCACCTGGTGGAGATGGGCGAAGAGGAGGCCGTTGAGGCCGCTCCCGAGTTGGACATCGTACCCTTCGAGCCCGATACCCGCCAGTTGCGTCTGGCGCTGGCGAGGACGGAGTTCATCCTCCAGCTCTTCGAGCGCTTCGAGGAGGCCAAGACCGGTCTCATTTCCGGTTTTCTCCAGGAGAAGGTGCACCTCACCCTGGAGGAGTTCCTCACGGTAGAAAAGGAGATCGACCTCCCCACCCTGTACCGAGAGCTGGAGGAGCTGGACGTAGAGCTGCGCCAGGTGGAATCGGAGATCTCCCGCCTGGAGGGAGACCTGGAGGTCCTCGCTCCCTGGAAGGAGTTCGAATTCCCGCTCTCGGTGGCCCGCGGCCTTAAGACGGTGGAGCTCCACCTCGGCATCTTGCCCCACCTGGCCCTCGGCGACTGGGAGAGGGAGATGGAGGAGCGTTGCCCGCTCGCGGTCTGGGAGGTCCTGGAAAGGAGGGCGGAGAGAATATACCTGGCGGCCGCAGTCCACCGCGTTGATGCCGCGGAGTTCTCGACGATCGCCTCCGAGCTGGAGCTGGAGCGCGTGGAGCTAGGCGAGAGGGAGGGGACGGTTCCGCAGGAGATCTCCCTCACGAGCGGGGAACTGGAAAAGGCGCGGGAGAGGAGGCGGGAACTGGAGGAGGCGGTCAAGGAGCGCTCTCCCATCAAGCCCAGGCTCCTGGCCCTCAAGGAATATCTGGAAAACCTCCTGCAGAAGGAGGAGGTCAAGGGTAAGTTCCTGCACACGCGGCGCGTCGTGGCCCTCCGGGGCTGGGTGGAGGAGGCCCGCATGGAGGAGATGCGGCGGGGGCTCGAGGAGCTGGGCTACCCCGTGGAGGTGGATTTCGAGCCCCCGGGAGAGGGCGAGGTCGTGCCCACCCTGCTGGTGAACCGCAGGCGCATCAAGCCCGCCGAGACCCTCATCAACCTCTTCGGACTGCCGGGGATGAGCGAGACCGACCCCACTCCCTTCGTGGCGCCGTTCTTCATCCTCTTTTTCGGCATGTGCATAGGGGACGTGGGCTACGGCATCATCCTCACCCTGGCCTTCTGGCTGGCCCTGAAGAAACTCGACGTGAGCGAGAACGCGCGCAGGTTCTTCCGCCTCTTCATGTACTGCGGTGTGGCCACCATCCTGGTGGGCATCTTCACGCGGGGCTACTTCGGCATCGAGGGGGAGTCGCTGCCGGGCTTCCTGAAGTTCCCCGGCACCCTAGACATCCTCAACGACCCCATACCCATCATGCTCGTCTGCGCGGCGTTGGGCCTTATCCATATCTCCATCGGGGTGGCCATCGAGATGTACGACAACATGCGCCACAACTCGCCATGGACGGGCTTCTGCGAGCAGGGGACCACCCTGCTGCTCTGGCTGGGGATCGCGGTGATGGCGGTGGGGGCCGGCATCAAGGTCGACGCGCTGCGGATGGCGGGGATGTACATCATGATCGCGGGCGCCGCGGGGGTGATCCTCCTCTCCAACATCGCCAGCAGGAGCCTGGCGGGGAAGTTCTTCGGCGGCCTTTACAACATGTACGGCCTGCTTGCGAGCACCATAGGGGACGTGGCCTCCTACCTCAGGCTCTATGCCCTGGGGCTGGCGACGGTGGCCATCGGGAGCGTGGTCAACCGCATGGCCGCCATGACCTGGGGGATACCCGTGCTGGGAGTGGTCTTCCTGGCGGTGATCCTGCTGGGCGGACACCTCTTCAACCTGGCCATAAATTTCCTCAGCGCCTTCGTGCATCCCCTGAGGTTGCAATACGTGGAGTTCTTCGGCAAGTTCTACGAGGACGGGGGCGAGCCCTTCGCGCCCCTCGCCTTGCGGACAAACCGAGTGGTGGTCGAGGACCGGTAGAGGGAGGTAGATATGGTAGAGACTTTCGGAGGTCTGACCGGCCTGCAGTGGGCGCTGCTGGGAGCGGCGGTGGCGGTGATCGGCGGGGGCTCGGGCTCGGCCATGGGCATCACTTATGTCGCCAACGTCGCCGGCGGCATCCTCACCGAGAAACCCGATTACTTCGGGCCCATGTTGCCCCTGGTGGTCATACCGGGCACCCAGGGCATCTACGGCTTCATCACCGGGGTGCTGGTGGCGTTCGTGATGAAGCCTTCGGCGGGATGGGATGCCCTCACGGGCACGCTGGGTTTCCAGATCTTTCTCGCCTGCCTGCCCGTGGCGTTCGTCTGTTTCGTGTCCGGCGCCTACCAGGGATTGACGGCGGCCGGGGCCTCAGGCATGGTGGCCAAGCGCCGCGAGGAGATGGGACGCGCCCTGGTGCTGCCGGCGCTGGTGGAGACCTACGCGGTGCTCTCGCTCATCGTGACCATACTCTTCTTCTTCGTGGTCATCAGGCCGGCTTATCCCGGATAGGCAGCCGAGGAGGGCTTGATGTCCCTGGATAAGCTGTTGGAAAGGATAGCCGCCGACGCCCGGACGGAGGGCGAGGAGATCCTCGCCCAGGCTGAGGAAGAGGCGGCTAGGATCCTGCGGGAAGGCGAGGAGGAGGCCCTGCGGTCCGCCGAAGACATACGCTCGTCATACCGCCGGCGGGGCGAGCGCGAGCGGACCAGGATCATGAGCGAGGCCCTTGCGGAGGGCCGCGCCGCCTATCTTTCGACCCAGGAGGAGCTCTTCGAGGAAGCCCTGGCCGCCGCGGCGCGTGAGTTCGAGTCCCTGCCGGAGGAGCGCTACCGCGCCTGGCTGAAAAGGGTGATCCTGGAGCACGCGGGCGAGGGCGTGGACGAGGTCATCGCCGCCCCCTACGACCGCTCGCTGCTCGCCGGGGGCCTGCTGGACGAGGTCAACGCCGCGCTGCGTGAAAGGGGAACACGGAAAGGGCTGGCCCTCTCGGAAAAAGAGGCGGAATTCAGCCGCGGGGTGATCCTGAAAGGCGACAAGTATGCCAACAACCTCTCCCTGCAGGCGCTGCTGCGCGAGGTGAGGGAGAGGAGCGAGGAGGAGTTGCTGGACATCCTCTTCGGCGATACGGCGAAAAGGGGTAAAGGCGAGTGAACGTTCCGGGCCTGGCGGACATGAACCCGCTGAAGAAAGGGGTGCTGCCGCACTTCCGCGAGGGGAAGACGCGGGAGCGGCCGTCTTTTCTGACCATAGGCCTGCGGCGCATCCGCCCTTTCAGCGAGGTCACGCGCTATGGCCGCGCCGTGGGGATGATCAGGGTCCTGGAGACCCAGATGCTGACCTCCCAGCATATCGAGAGGCTGGTAGAGGCGGACTACGAGGAGGCGCTGCACATCCTCGACGAGACGCCCATCGGAGGTTACCTGCGGGAGGCGAGGCTGGCGGGGGACGTCAACGCCGGCCTCGAGGCCTTCCTGCGCGACACCTACGAGACGCTCGAGAAAGCGTTGCCCCGCGATTCCTTCATCATGGCGTTCTTCCGGTGCCGCTTCGACTTCCACAACCTTAAGGCGTTGCTCAAGTCGCAGAGGACCGGAGGGGAGCCGGAAGGCCTGTTGGAGGGGCTGGGCCTTGTGGCGATAGAGGACCTGCGCACGGGCCTCGAGAACCCCTACCTCCTGCCGTGGCCGTATAAGGAGACGGTGGAGGAGCTGGCGCGGGGCTGGGAGACGCCCCAGGAGCTGGACACGGCGGTGGATCGGCGCTACCTGGAGCACCGGCTGTTCCTGGCCGGGCGCGAGGGCAGCCCATTCCTCGTCGATTTCGCGCGCGCCTCCATAGACCTCGCCAACCTCAAGGTGCTCATCAGGGCGCGCATCCTTTCCAAGGACAGGGAATACGTCCGGAACATGTTGGCGAGAGGCGGGTTCATAGAGGTGAACACCCTGAGCGATATCTACGTCGATGCTCCCGAGAACATGGTCAAGAAGCTGGAGGGAATCCAGTATTATTCACGGTTATTGGAGCTGGTGGAGGACGAGGAGTACGTGGTGAGGCTGACGGA
It encodes the following:
- a CDS encoding V-type ATP synthase subunit I, whose amino-acid sequence is MPIARMQKISVLAPVYAREELVDRLHRMGAVHLVEMGEEEAVEAAPELDIVPFEPDTRQLRLALARTEFILQLFERFEEAKTGLISGFLQEKVHLTLEEFLTVEKEIDLPTLYRELEELDVELRQVESEISRLEGDLEVLAPWKEFEFPLSVARGLKTVELHLGILPHLALGDWEREMEERCPLAVWEVLERRAERIYLAAAVHRVDAAEFSTIASELELERVELGEREGTVPQEISLTSGELEKARERRRELEEAVKERSPIKPRLLALKEYLENLLQKEEVKGKFLHTRRVVALRGWVEEARMEEMRRGLEELGYPVEVDFEPPGEGEVVPTLLVNRRRIKPAETLINLFGLPGMSETDPTPFVAPFFILFFGMCIGDVGYGIILTLAFWLALKKLDVSENARRFFRLFMYCGVATILVGIFTRGYFGIEGESLPGFLKFPGTLDILNDPIPIMLVCAALGLIHISIGVAIEMYDNMRHNSPWTGFCEQGTTLLLWLGIAVMAVGAGIKVDALRMAGMYIMIAGAAGVILLSNIASRSLAGKFFGGLYNMYGLLASTIGDVASYLRLYALGLATVAIGSVVNRMAAMTWGIPVLGVVFLAVILLGGHLFNLAINFLSAFVHPLRLQYVEFFGKFYEDGGEPFAPLALRTNRVVVEDR
- a CDS encoding V-type ATP synthase subunit K, with translation MVETFGGLTGLQWALLGAAVAVIGGGSGSAMGITYVANVAGGILTEKPDYFGPMLPLVVIPGTQGIYGFITGVLVAFVMKPSAGWDALTGTLGFQIFLACLPVAFVCFVSGAYQGLTAAGASGMVAKRREEMGRALVLPALVETYAVLSLIVTILFFFVVIRPAYPG
- a CDS encoding V-type ATPase subunit; translation: MNVPGLADMNPLKKGVLPHFREGKTRERPSFLTIGLRRIRPFSEVTRYGRAVGMIRVLETQMLTSQHIERLVEADYEEALHILDETPIGGYLREARLAGDVNAGLEAFLRDTYETLEKALPRDSFIMAFFRCRFDFHNLKALLKSQRTGGEPEGLLEGLGLVAIEDLRTGLENPYLLPWPYKETVEELARGWETPQELDTAVDRRYLEHRLFLAGREGSPFLVDFARASIDLANLKVLIRARILSKDREYVRNMLARGGFIEVNTLSDIYVDAPENMVKKLEGIQYYSRLLELVEDEEYVVRLTEFDRRSDDQLMEMVRGFKRVAVGAEPVFAYIRARENETLMVRIILVAKLHNIPPEAIEKMLRKLYME